One stretch of Harmonia axyridis chromosome 1, icHarAxyr1.1, whole genome shotgun sequence DNA includes these proteins:
- the LOC123671599 gene encoding circadian clock-controlled protein daywake-like — translation MTFFKSLIAGCLLVFTLTRVEGVGKDLPSYFPKCHRSDPKLNECLLKATDQVRPYLIKGVPELNVPPIEPFTLPEVTLEQGSNLLNFKAKLNDIVITGLSNYKFSQFDFDVPKLQFNCKASISELKLAGKYDVKGTVIGAPIVGKGDFTAGIGDSNITVFQAIEIIKKKGVEFTKPIFTNSTISVGQPKAQLYGLFDNNEQLTKATNEVIQDNVDKLFEDLRPVIEKVITSLIEDLIFRVLANNVPYDKLYPK, via the exons ATGACGTTCTTCAAGAGCTTGATTGCAGGGTGCTTATTGGTGTTCACCCTCACAAGGGTTGAGGGTGTTGGTAAAGATTTAC cCTCCTACTTTCCGAAATGTCATCGATCTGACCCCAAGCTGAACGAGTGTCTTCTGAAGGCTACCGACCAAGTCAGGCCCTATCTCATCAAGGGTGTCCCGGAACTGAACGTGCCCCCAATCGAGCCCTTCACCCTCCCGGAAGTCACCCTGGAACAGGGCAGCAATCTCCTTAATTTCAAGGCGAAATTGAACGACATCGTTATCACCGGTCTCTCTAACTACAAATTCTCCCAATTCGA TTTTGATGTTCCCAAGCTTCAATTCAACTGCAAAGCTTCGATTTCCGAATTGAAATTGGCAGGAAAATATGACGTGAAGGGTACTGTCATTGGCGCACCAATTGTAGGAAAAGGAGACTTCACAGCAGGAATAG GCGACTCCAACATAACAGTCTTCCAAGCCATCGAAATAATCAAGAAGAAAGGCGTCGAATTCACCAAGCCCATTTTCACCAACAGCACAATATCAGTAGGCCAGCCCAAAGCCCAACTCTacggtttatttgataataacgAACAACTGA CAAAGGCTACCAACGAAGTGATCCAGGACAATGTGGACAAACTGTTCGAGGACCTTAGGCCAGTCATAGAGAAGGTCATAACCAGTCTCATAGAGGACCTGATTTTCAGGGTATTGGCCAACAATGTTCCATACGACAAACTTTACCCGAAATAA